The Clostridium cylindrosporum DSM 605 genome includes the window CTGGTCTTAATTCGTGAAGTCTCATTTTCGCACCTCCCTCTATATTAAACTTCTTCTACTTTTACCATGAAATTTATCTTGTTTATCATACCTCTGATTTGAGGTGTAACATCGTGTTCAACAGATGATCCTAGCTTATTTAGTCCTAGTGCCTTTACTGTTGCTTTTTGGTCAGGTTTCTTTCCGATTAAGCTCTTAGTTAGCGTTACTTTTACTTTAGCCACTGTTAATCCCTCCTAACCTAGTATTTCTTCTACAGTCTTTCCTCTTAGCTTTGCAATTTGCTCAACTGTTTTCATGTTGGAAAGTCCGTTTAGTGTTGCATTAACCATATTTCTTGGATTGTTTGAACCAAGTGACTTAGCTCTAACATCCTTAAGTCCTGCTAGTTCAAGTACGGCACGCACTGGTCCCCCAGCGATAACCCCTGTACCTTCTACTGCTGGCATTATTAGTACTCTTCCAGCACCATATTCTCCGATTGAATCGTGTGGTACTGTAGTTTCTACCATTTCTACCTTTATAAGGTTTTTCTTAGCGTCTTCTATAGCTTTTCTAATAGCTTCTGGAACTTCAGTTGCTTTACCGATACCAGTTCCTACATGTCCGTTTTCGTCACCAACTACTACAAGGGCGCTGAATCTAAAGTTTCTACCACCCTTAACAACCTTAGCAACTCTGTTTATAAATACAACCTTTTCTTTAAGGTTTAACTTGCTAGGATCGACTCTCATCTGTTTCCCTCCTTCTTCAATTAGAAGTTAAGGCCTGCTTCTCTCGCTGCTTCTGCAAGTACCTTAACTCTTCCGTGATAAATGTATCCGCCTCTATCAAATACTACATCACTTATGCCGCTTTCAAGTGCTCTCTTAGCAATAAGTTCTCCAACAACCTTAGCTGCTTCCTTATTACTTCCAAGTGCTAGCTTGCCTTTAAGTTCTTTGTCGATTGATGAAGCTGCTACTAGTGTCTTACCTTCAACATCATTTATAATTTGAGCATATATTTGCTTTTCACTTCTAAATACGTTTAATCTTGGACGACCAGCCGTACCAGTTACCTTCTTACGAACTCTTAGATGTCTTTTTTCTCTTTGTCCGTTTTTGGATGGCTTATTAATCATACAAAGCTCACTCCTTTCCTATTACTTCTTACCTGTCTTACCTTCTTTACGTCTAACTACTTCGTCAGCGTACTTAATTCCCTTACCCTTGTATGGTTCAGGTGGTCTTACACTTCTGATGTTAGCAGAAATATGTCCTACAAGTTCCTTGTCAATTCCGTTAACAATTATTTGGTTTGGACCTGGAACATCTAGTGTAATTCCTTCTACTTCTTCTATTTCAACTGGATGTGAATATCCAACGTTTAATACTATCTTCTTACCTTGCTTAGCTACCTTGTAACCAACACCAACAAGGTCTAGTGTTTTCTTGTATCCTTCTGATACTCCAACAACCATATTATTAATTAATGCTCTAGTTAATCCATGTAGTGATCTTACTTC containing:
- the rpmD gene encoding 50S ribosomal protein L30, encoding MAKVKVTLTKSLIGKKPDQKATVKALGLNKLGSSVEHDVTPQIRGMINKINFMVKVEEV
- the rpsE gene encoding 30S ribosomal protein S5, with protein sequence MRVDPSKLNLKEKVVFINRVAKVVKGGRNFRFSALVVVGDENGHVGTGIGKATEVPEAIRKAIEDAKKNLIKVEMVETTVPHDSIGEYGAGRVLIMPAVEGTGVIAGGPVRAVLELAGLKDVRAKSLGSNNPRNMVNATLNGLSNMKTVEQIAKLRGKTVEEILG
- the rplR gene encoding 50S ribosomal protein L18; this encodes MINKPSKNGQREKRHLRVRKKVTGTAGRPRLNVFRSEKQIYAQIINDVEGKTLVAASSIDKELKGKLALGSNKEAAKVVGELIAKRALESGISDVVFDRGGYIYHGRVKVLAEAAREAGLNF
- the rplF gene encoding 50S ribosomal protein L6, with the protein product MSRVGRLPVALPQGVTVTVDSNNVVTVKGSKGTLTKGMSKQINIAVEDSQVVVTRPNDEKEVRSLHGLTRALINNMVVGVSEGYKKTLDLVGVGYKVAKQGKKIVLNVGYSHPVEIEEVEGITLDVPGPNQIIVNGIDKELVGHISANIRSVRPPEPYKGKGIKYADEVVRRKEGKTGKK